A window of Rhizoctonia solani chromosome 5, complete sequence genomic DNA:
ACTCCAGTCACTACGTCTGTAACCTCACCTGTGACTACTACCACTAGCAAGCCTGCTACCTCGACCACCAAAGCTTcaaccaccacgtctgcTCCGGCTTCTACGCCGACCGTAGGTACTGTTGCGAAGTATGGCCAATGTGGCGGAATTGGATGGGCGGTATGTAGTAGAATATACGTTCGAAGGCTCATGCTAATAAAATAACCCTGTGCGTAGGGAGCCACCGCCTGTGTATCTGGGTCTACATGCACCAAGGTCAACGATTATTATCACCAATGCATTTAGAAACTTCTCTCTCCGATTGCTTATTGGGTCATTTACCACAGATGTATTGCCAGTGTTGTTTCTTTGTCAATAATACATTTGGTGTTTATGCATCGGTGGTGACATCTCAGCCTTGGTAATTGTGGAGTAATAGTACTTAGGGAATTTACAGATGCTGCATGAAATGTCCTATAGGTGGATATTGTGTTCTAATCGCTCCGTTCTGAAGTATTTTTCATGTTTATTCCAATGCCATGTGTAAGGTATCCCTAATTAAGGCGCCACTCGTGGTAGCATAGCACCGCCACCTACCCCTTTGTTGGTTGCACGCAGAGTTTATTATAAGACAAACAACGACCACTACAATGAAACAGCCTTTCGGTTCTCATCATCCAAGAAGAAGACCAAATGTTTTGCACACTCGAGCTACAATGGAacggagaagaaggaagctTCCTctcatggaccagaagactATAAAGTGTGACCCACCTCCGCCCTCGTCTCTCACTGCACCTCTTTGGTTTCCTACATAGTTTCTTATTTCTTTCTCGGTCTAACGACATTATACGCTTGGACGCACTTTACGACTTATATTCTGATTATTTTGCGCCGGACGCTCGCTTTTATACTCCTATCACACTCTCTATAGCTACTTATCTAGGATGAAGGCCTCACCTGTTTACCTGGCTGCTCTCTTCTCTCTCGTTATTTCCCCTGGTGCTCGAGCCCATGGTTTCGTAAAAACTGTTGAAATTCTGGGCAGTGACTCGTTCAACGGGCCCAAGCCTGGTGCTACTGGAGCCAATAAGTCGCCTATTCGGGGTATTACTGATCAATCTCCCGTCAAGAATCTCCAAAGCAAAGATATAATCTGCGGAATTGGCGCAACACCTGGGTCCGTCGTTGCTTCTGCCAAGCCGGGAGATACTCTTGTGTACTCGGTGAGCCTGTCCCTAGAAGGTTATTGGTACACCAACTTAGACGCATGTTAGTGGGCGAACGATCTTGCCGATAACGGAAACTGGATCCATGATACCGGTCCAATGATGACGTATTTTGCGCAAGTGCCCTCCGGTCAGGTAAATACGAATTGTAGTGATCATGCTTCAAATACTAAACTTTATGTTCTTAGACCGCTGACAAGTTTAATGGAGAAGGTGCCCAGTGGTTCAAAACTGACCAAGTGGGAAAAAAGAACAACAAGTGGATTCAAGGTTCCCTGATGACTGGTGCCACCTTCAAGACCAAGATTCCGGAAACTCTCGCAAACGGCGATTATCTTGTTCGCCATGAGGTACGCTTTCTCGAATTGATGCGGAAGTTCAAAGCTAACCATTGTCGGTAgattgttgcactccacaccGCCGCGAATAAGGGTGGGGTTGAATTTTATCCTTCATGGTAAGAACATTATCGGCGACGAACCAAGACCATACTGAGCACATCCCTCAGCCTCCAAATCCGAATCAAGAACTCTAATGCTGGTAACGCGACGGTTACCGCGACTCCAACGCTCTCTTTCCCTGGCGCTTATACCGCCGATGATCCAGGCCTTCTCGTGAATGTCTTTGCCCAGGCTGCTGATGGAAGCGAATACAAATTTCCCGCAGGACCAATCGCTGAGGTCACAGCACCTGGAGCTACTGGCTCTTCGCCCAACGTT
This region includes:
- a CDS encoding glycoside hydrolase family 61 protein codes for the protein MKASPVYLAALFSLVISPGARAHGFVKTVEILGSDSFNGPKPGATGANKSPIRGITDQSPVKNLQSKDIICGIGATPGSVVASAKPGDTLVYSWANDLADNGNWIHDTGPMMTYFAQVPSGQTADKFNGEGAQWFKTDQVGKKNNKWIQGSLMTGATFKTKIPETLANGDYLVRHEIVALHTAANKGGVEFYPSCLQIRIKNSNAGNATVTATPTLSFPGAYTADDPGLLVNVFAQAADGSEYKFPAGPIAEVTAPGATGSSPNVLISQSASLVTETSSSTSAPFTPSSVITTTSLSATATVVTSSAIITSASTTTSATAPVTTSNTELQGVRLANGRAAQALNIRFQNTTISDKCEPLEPGCVGGQFAICTQEGTWSLQDACFSGTSCFVIPLKNINGTQVGCFPESVVEQAIIDSGVGRGPETSTIPTATASSTSSTVLVSSAINSSTSSTQATTTTSASSSVVASASTGVVTVITTPVPSVSSSLPITTSGTNAGTPAVVIGVGERPARRMLRWERRGIY